In Solanum stenotomum isolate F172 unplaced genomic scaffold, ASM1918654v1 scaffold3345, whole genome shotgun sequence, the DNA window TGATAGTATCTGAACTCTCAACCTCCAAAGTAATTGTCTTCCCTGTCAATGTCTTGACAAATATTTGCATGCCACCCCTCAGACAAAGAACAATATGTAACATCGACTCTTTCTGAATATTGTTGTCGGCCAGGGTCCTTCCATCCTCAAGTTGCTCACCGGAAAAGATCAGTCTCTGCTGGTCTGGAGGAATCCCTTCCTTATCCTGAATTTTCGCTTTCACATTGTCAATTTTATCTGAACTTTCAACTTCAAGGGTGATAGTCTTTCCAGTAAGTGTCTTGACAAATAACTGCATAGCACCACGAAGGGGGAGGGCAAGGTGAAGGAGTCCGTGGACTCCTTTTGAATGTAAAAGTCAGCAAGAGTTCTACCATCTTCAAGTTGTTTTCCGGCAAAGATCAGCCTCTGCTGGTCAGGGGGGATGCttccttttcttgaattttagcTTTAACATTATCAATGGTGTCTGAGCTCTCGACCTCAAGATTATAGACTTTCCTGTCAGAGTTTTAACGAAGATTTGCATTCCACCACGGAGGTGGAGGACAAGATGGAGGGTGGACTCCTTTTGGATGTTGTAGTCAGCAAGCGTTCGGCCATCTTCAAGCTGTTTCCCAGCAAAGATCAGCCTCTGCTGATCAGGAGGAATGCCTTCCTTGTCCTGAATCTTCGCTTTGACATTATCAATGGTGTCAGAACTCTCGACCTCAAGAGTGATGATCTTTCCGGTGAGCGTCTTAACAAAGATCTGCATCTGAAATATATTGAAGAACACTGTCACTAGCAGCTTTGAAAgtccaaaaagaaaagaaaagaaaggtcTTGCACGTTCTCCTACAGCAGCGAACTAGCGACATATGAACTCTCATAGCTTGCACACGAATCCTAGAACTTGTTTAATTCGGAACCAGGTCATCCCAAGAAACAAATTGAAGCGAAAATCAAATATATCAAACCAAACGCAACTTAGGAGACTATAAGATAAAAAATCCTAATTGATTAGAAACCATAGAAAAAGCAAAAGCAACATATCCAAAGTCCATAATTACACTATCAGAGAGCCACCAGAAGACGAGAACAACCAAATGAAGAAGATAAATAGATCTAACATCAaccgaataaaaaaaaatatcatctcATTTCAGAATTctttaataaaaattcaaaatccaatGCACCAGCACATTTTTACAAACAAATCAATGAACCCCTAGAAGCATCCAAATCTACATAAAACaaactatatttttcatttagaGTGATGCATGTGCAGAGAAACCCACAATTGGATACATCACAAATCAAATCAAGTTCACAATCCAGAATAATCGGAAAAGAATTACAAATCGcccacacaaaaataaaataaaaacattcaaAAAAAGATCACCCTACAGATCAATAAGAGTTGACAAACAAAAGAATTGAATCAAGCAAAAATGTAATAGCTATGTAGCATAGCTGAGTGCAGTCAATTAGTGCAAGCAATTTTTGATGTGCCCAAGTTACTCTCCTTGGCTTTCTCCATTTCATATAGACTATCGTCTTTATCATTTGTAAGTGTTTCAAGCCAATGCAGGATTTCCATTAACTAAGTCTCTTGTCAATGGAATGTTGATCAGTTCATACACTTACGGAGATCTCTAGTAGAGTTGAATTATTTGTCTGTAGACTTTATATGGCGTATTCCATCTTTCATAATCCAGCATATCACTAAATGTTTCGAGCAGCAAGTGGAGTTGATCATCTTCCCATACCTGAAGTCGAGAATTTGATATTATCTGATAATGTCTACTCATCAGATTTGTCATGTCCCACTTACTTTGATGACATTTTCTGGACTTGTTCGCCCAAGAGTTTAACAGTACGACAATGCGATAGAAGATTTAGAAAGTTTCATACTTTCATTGGAGACTACTTATCAAATGTACTTGGAAAGAGTATCTCATAAACGCGCAGATTGAGTACAAGAAAGAGATAGGAGACAATTGGGTGACTGTTGATAGGAAAATGTTGGCAGTTAACCCGGGTATTATTGAAGAGATACATACAATTCACCTAACTAGATGGTTATGGAGACAAATGACACCGACACTAGTTGTTCTGAAGAAATCCCCCCAGCTCGATATGATCAATTTGAAGAATTTGGAGAAAACCATTCATTTGTCCTTCAATTCTGATGGCCAAATATGAAAGGCTTGAAGCAGGAGAGTGCAAGTAGTTTAGGAGTCAATGCTACTGAAGCTAGTTATCAGAAGGGTAAAAGTTGACTGAATCATCAGTGAAAAGAGAACTAGGATGTACAATTGTTATCAGGTTGTATATATGACAATTTACAGACATATGAAGCGTAAGGGATGATGATGATTTCTAATGACACCTTTACATGAATTCGGAACTGATCGACGGGTGACTAGCCTAGAGTAAATCAGCAGGAAAAAAAGAGCTGATCCCACTTAGGTGATAACTGAAAAACAGAATCCACATTTGTACATTGATGATTAAACTGGTGGGCACTTCTGCTCAGTGGGATATCCGGATGTTTTTGACCTCTAACAGAACCTCTTATCTCCCCCTTCGTCTATCTTCAAAAAGTCGTGTCCACAAAACTCTTTAAAAGAGATCCGTTTCTCTGCAGATATAAGGtgatttatcaaactttaatgAGGTAGGAAGACAATACAAATGATATTGTGTACAGAAATCTGCAAACCTGGATCGATAGACAATAGTCTTGAGCACAAGTCAACACAACCCGGGTGCAACTGAGGAAGAATCGGCTCAAAGAAAGGAAGACGTAGAGATGCCTTGATATTCCGCAgtatctattttaaaaaaatataattgaagacGGTGAACTAACAAACAGAGGAAGGGCCTTTGCAATTTGCATTAAAGAAATGCTATTACCTGAACACTAGTTCTACCACGAAAGGGAGGGTAACCATTAAgtagttcaaaaaaaattgcaccGAGACTCCACATATCAACCTATTCAAGAGAATACATATCAGTTTGTTCAATCTGTGTAACATAGTTGTACAGTAAATAGTTCTTACCTTATcatcatactttttaaattctAGAATTTCTGGAGCCATGTAAAAAGGGGACCCACAAACTGTTTCTGCAAGGTCATTCGGATTTAACATTCTGTTCCAAGAATAAAAAGATACAGAGATTGTTAATGATGCCAAGGCATTTGACATTCCCTGTTTAATAATtcatactccctctgtcccaatttatgtgacacatttcgattttcgagagtcaaacagtttaagtttgaccgaaaATTTGCTCatggaatcttcaaattttttaaaatgaaatttatatatttgtaaactacattaaaagtactataagtcctaataattgataattgaaaatatttaaaagatatatgaaaaaattacggtcaaagataaacttgtttgaatctcgaaattcgaAATGTGTCACagaaattgggacagagggaatatcatttttctttttttttttgaaaaggtaacttgtatcatttttttttttctttaccttGAGAGACCAAAATCAGCAATCTTAAGAATCGGGTCAGTCTCCATCGTAGATAAAAGAATGTTCTGAACCATAAATGACCTAAATTAGAACTACTACTTTTTTTCTATAATGGTAACTTAACTAAATTAGAACattattaaaggaaaaaaaagaagaagataaa includes these proteins:
- the LOC125852304 gene encoding serine/threonine-protein kinase ATG1t isoform X17; the encoded protein is MEADHPTIGEYTLTCKLGGGSSSTVWKAEHRTTGKVVALKQIDLLKLTRQLKNCLDCELSFLSSVEHPNIIRLFDVFQFCAGGDLAAYIRDHGRVQECVVRKFMKQIGAGLEVLSMHHIIHRDLKPENILLSTMETDPILKIADFGLSRMLNPNDLAETVCGSPFYMAPEILEFKKYDDKVDMWSLGAIFFELLNGYPPFRGRTSVQILRNIKASLRLPFFEPILPQLHPGCVDLCSRLLSIDPEKRISFKEFCGHDFLKIDEGGDKRFC
- the LOC125852304 gene encoding serine/threonine-protein kinase ATG1t isoform X6, with translation MEADHPTIGEYTLTCKLGGGSSSTVWKAEHRTTGKVVALKQIDLLKLTRQLKNCLDCELSFLSSVEHPNIIRLFDVFQAENSIFLVLEFCAGGDLAAYIRDHGRVQECVVRKFMKQIGAGLEVLSMHHIIHRDLKPENILLSTMETDPILKIADFGLSRMLNPNDLAETVCGSPFYMAPEILEFKKYDDKVDMWSLGAIFFELLNGYPPFRGRTSVQILRNIKASLRLPFFEPILPQLHPGCVDLCSRLLSIDPEKRISFKEFCGHDFLKIDEGGDKRFC
- the LOC125852304 gene encoding serine/threonine-protein kinase ATG1t isoform X1; this encodes MEADHPTIGEYTLTCKLGGGSSSTVWKAEHRTTGKVVALKQIDLLKLTRQLKNCLDCELSFLSSVEHPNIIRLFDVFQAENSIFLVLEFCAGGDLAAYIRDHGRVQECVVRKFMKQIVGAGLEVLSMHHIIHRDLKPENILLSTMETDPILKIADFGLSRMLNPNDLAETVCGSPFYMAPEILEFKKYDDKVDMWSLGAIFFELLNGYPPFRGRTSVQILRNIKASLRLPFFEPILPQLHPGCVDLCSRLLSIDPEKRISFKEFCGHDFLKIDEGGDKRFC